TTTATACTTTTCAGTATAAGTCAAGTATACTTCACTTTACAATTGTTAAGTATATGAAATATAGTTTATAAACGGTAAACTTCAATTTGACACTGCCTCATTTTAAGTATGAAATAAGTATAGTTGTGGTACACTTGAACAAACTACTTTTTGCTGAGggaggtcaccagtccatcagagACAGGATAAACAACTATGGACACACCTAGGGGCATCATAGAGACACCAATTTACAttatgtcatgtttttggactttgggaGGAAGCCAGGGTACCTATAGAGAACCCATGTATacacagggaaaacatgcagaaagacccctaGGCTGGGGTTCAAACACAgcaccttcttgctgcatggcaacagtgctaccacctgtgccactgtgcagcctgttTCAGAGTCTACCTGTATCTGTTCTGTCAAGTCAAGTTTAATTGTATAGcatatttcagcagcaaggcagttcaaCGTGCTTCACGTCATGAAAACATTGAAAACtcacaaacacatcaaaacgGTCACCGGTTATGAAAGCagtaacaaatattaaataggaccaagtgaaaacatcaatacacatcaaatatgttggtcaatggtCCTGTTATCATGGGTTGAAAGCAACACTAAACcagtgggttttcagtcttgatttaagcTCCGAGGTCTTGgtggtttgtcagagaacagtagtaaataaacagcatcataaagacctAGGAAACTGGCAGATGGATCAGGGAGAAAGGTGGATTAGGTTCTAATAGAGCATCTTGACTTTTGACACAAATGCAAGACCAAGATACCAAGATGTagccatccacctaaactgttCAGCTGGGCAAGAAGAGCATTTATCAGAGAATCAGTCAAGAGGCTTGTGATatctctggagaagctgctcaGGAGAGATGGCTGAATCTGCAGATATGACAACTATTGGTTCCTCAAAATGTGATTATCTGAAAGCCATTGCTGAAATAAAGTCACAAGAAGTCCTGTTtaaagttatgtaaaaaaaaaaaaaaagttcctcttgtgagatgacatgtattacTCCTTTTGGTAGGCATGCAAGCACtgtgtgtggatgaaaactaaCACTGTACATCAACCATAACACATAATCCCCATGATGAAACATGTTTGTGGGAGATTCATGCTGTGGAGATActtttcttcaacagggacAGCAGAGCAGAGTTGATGGAGACAAATTTAGAAGTTGTGGAGGAGTTTCACTTCCAGCATGCAATGTCAGTAACCACAGCCAAAGGTACAATGAAATGgattagatcaaagcattttcacAGGTCATGAAGGCCTTAGGCAGGGACAAAAAAATCGTGCATGAGCAAGAATCTGCTTTTGTATAGCTCCACCTGCTGTCGTCACCTACACAATACATTACACAGACATGCATTGTGTAGGTAATGTTGATAAATCAGTTACAAtctcttagttttgtttttggtaaaGTTAAAAGGAAACAATGATGTGAGCAATTTGACAGATAGTCAACTTGTGTTCACTTAGTGGTTTCCTGAGCAGGTCTGAGGAAAGATGGAACAGTAGAGTCACAGACTGGCACTGAGTCACAGgcacacagagccacagcatggggagtctatttttattttacttgaagGCTACAAGCAAAAGTTTGAAGATTTTCTTATGAAGACATCTCATTTTCCTCTACATAATGCGTTGCACGTTTTCAGTAGGACATGTCAAGCACATGCGGTTTGTGTCTGTAAAGCTAATAATAGAAAGCCATTGAAAATGGGGCCTGCCTTTGTCCTGTCAATGAGATAAAGATCACCATCAGATGGTGGTTTCCAGACTTCATAGATCCTTTTTACAATGTTATACGTGACATCTGTTATCCCTGCAGATGTCATAAAATCCGTTTATTGTCATGTTCATATACAACAGGCATTTTTCTAAACATGTCATAttgtaaaaaattataaaaaatatttaccaaTACCTTTGGAGGATGTAGCACAAAATAAAGAGCCAGGAAGTGTCATTTCATGTAAAGATGAAACCTTTGGATGTTCCTTTTAAACCTGAACATAGTTTgattcatttcagtttatttttatagaagCAGTTTACAGCAAGCCATCTGGATGTACTGTACAAAACAAACAGGTCAAATAACATCCAATTGTATATAGTCCAATACCATTAAGGGGATTCCATTCGATTCAAACCATTAGATTCAGATTCTAGTCTAATCATTTGTAGTCCAATTACATGACCTAtgataaaacaaagtttaacaATTCAGTAGCTTGTGCAACTGGAATTAATACAAAAATAGTTCAAGGTAACCAGAGGATATCTGTAAATATTTACTTCAAAGTAATACTCCATTCTAAATAGTGGAGATAGACGAGTCCCCTTTGAGAACAAGAAACCTCCTTCGGCACCAAAAGACATGAATGCATAAAtgagcaaaagaaaaactagCTGAAGAAATGTATCCAGTCCAGTTGGTAATCctaactaatatatatatatatatatatatatatatatatatatatatatatatatatatgtatatataagaaataatttcttatgCAGAGTTTTTCTTATATAGTTATACTTCTCTGAACTTTCTTCAGGgtgaaaaaacaagcagacaaaAAAGTGAGAACACTGTTTGTACTTATTATAGATCTAATATATACTCGGCATATTGATTCCTTTCtgtagttttctttaaaaacttttgAATGGAACATACCAAGCTATGGAcatgaaaacagatatttagGGAGTCCCCAATAAAATTCAGCAGCATGAGTTCAGATAGGTCATAAAAAAGTGAACTGGTTTACTTAAACAGTGGAAGAAAACCAAATAAATTTTCTTGATAAAATGAGTTCAGGAGAATCTAAAATCACAGGAGTTATCTGATCTTCCAGTCAAGTTTTAACGGCACGCTGtcataaagcaaaacaaacagcatGTAGTTTGGTGTCTTTGACTCGCCGTAGTTTCACAGCCACGTGACGGTGACAGGTTATAAATAGACGTGCTGGGGCCGCTTGTTTCTTTGATCGAAGGAAAGAGCAGGGAGTGACATGGCGTCGACGAGTCGGTGCGTAACCACTTTTACCAACTATGTAACCGgtgtttatgttgttgtttttgtcttctgttAAACACCTTTAAGACGTCGTGTCGTGAACGTAAACATCGCTGTAGGTATATTTTAGGAGGAAAGTGTCGTGCTGGTTTCTCACAGGCCGCTCTTTTCGCCGCCGTTAGATTTGTTGGGTCTATTGTGCTTGATAGCTAGTTAGCTCGCGGGGTGGGCATCAGATGCTGCCAGAAGCGGCTGTTGTTTCGCGGCTGCGCTTACATTTGGCTGCTTTTCCAGCCTTTAAAGTTCCCTCTGTACGCGCAGTCCTGTTGACTATGTCCGCACTAGACTTCTGTAAACAGGCAGGATATTTACAACATTGCACAACAACTTCTTCTTCATGTTCGTTCAGTCCAGGTCCAGCTAATATTAATGTCGCGCTGTGCTGGAAATGAATTAAATCTCACAAGGAAAACTCGACTTTGTGTGAATTAGATACAATTAGAACAATTACTTAAACCTACTGGCTCACGTGCCGACACGTTTATTATGATGACCAGGCTTGACCTTTCGCGCATTTACACGCTAGTAACCAAGAAGAGCAACCCGCTTCTGGTGTTGAGTCTGTCTGCTGGACCTCATCGCTCACTTTGCAAGAGGCGCCTTGAAACTAAACCCGTCAAGGTATATGCCCTGTCCTCGGTATAAACGGGAAGTGAGAGTGAATGTAAAATGCGGACGGAGAACGGAAAGTTTCCATTTGAAAATAAGAGTCAGAGCACCAGGAGAAGCAATGCAGTCTCAGCTTGAGAGGGTTTTGCTtgatgacaaaaacacaactggTCCTTCTATGTTCATAACATCGTGtaaaaacttaataaataaaaaggccaATGTAATGAGCACATGATATAAAGTCGATCCTTGCTGCTTCTGTGAGATTTAAGAGGATGTGTGCTGACAGGTGATGCTAATCATTGCACCTGGTCATCATGGAGCGTTTTCTGAGTTTGCTTCTTTGGAGCAAAGGGCAATAACACTGTTGATTTCTGGCACACATAAATCTGGGAGGAGTTGGAAGCTTTGTGTCAGTTTATCTTTGTTGGGGGTTCTTCTATAGTGAGAGAGATTATTTACAGGAACATAAACCAGCAATGTTGTTTAGGCGGAAGAGACCATAGTGGCGTCACTTTGAGAGGAAACCTGCATGCAACGCAGACAGGTGTAAACACCTTGGACCAGCCCACAGATCCCGTGGTGGAGGGTTGATGGTTTTGGGCTTGCTCTGCAGCCACTGGACGATTTAAGTCGTGGTCAGTCGGCCATAAAGGCTGCTGTTTACTGAAGCAGGTCACAGATGTGTGCGGTAACACCGTTAAATGTGTTGTCATTCATctgagaaaagtcaaaattgcaattttggttgaaatatattgtaggcagaatgCAATAATTTCTGAGTTTAgacgctgtgggtcttttagcaactaatctgcacagtgaggaaacaaattgattttttgtttgtatatatttaaactgggggaaaaaatcgcattaaatcgcaatattaagaaaaaaaaatcgcaattagattattttccaaaattgttcagccctactgtaGAACGCTGCCTACATTCATCATATTCCGTTTCTCTAACATTTAAGTTTgccaatgtttttaatgtttgcttttgcaGTGGAGAAGCTTTGGCCTTACCCAGAGTTCAGTGTCCCAACCATCCTGATGCCATACTGGTGGAGGACTACAGAGCAGGCGACATGATTTGTcctgaatgtggccttgtcgtAGGTACGTATTTAGACGATGAATATAGGACGTGTCCTTTAACTAAATTACTTCCATCTTACACCTTACGGTGAAAACCTCCCCAGGTTTTTCCCCCAGTTATCTTGATTCCCGGTTTTGAAATCCTAATGACATTAAAGATGTAATAACTCAGCAAAACTCACACAGCctagttttaaataaacatgaagCTTTTTGGTGTCttatttttcattatatgtaaAGAATGGAGAGAAATTAGGACTAAATTCACTATGAATTTGCATTAAGGGACGTGACGGATCAATCCACTAACCTAAGAAATACTGtaagctgtttagtttttatcaatttgaataaaatattgttaCATGGACATCGCCATGTTGTTTATGCTGCAATGCAGTCTGGGTAAATTACGCTTGCTAGGTCCTTTAGCGCTAGCTCCTTCCAGGCAAAATAGCAATGAGTAACgttaaacattttcagtttgaaccGCAGGGTGTTAAAATTGATGACGatgtagtaataataaaaatattaataaataataaaacgaTGAATGGCATGTACGGCTCGTAGGACTTTAATCTGGAAAGTAGTGCTCTGTGTTGGGTCCAATAATATTTGTTTAGAGTCCGTTAACACCTGGTCTTCGGTCCGGTGATTTCACATtcggtagcagcagcagtggcAGTACCTTTCTTATTTAAAAGGGCTTCCAGTGTTGTCTGTCTCTGATGTCTCTCCCAGCGTCTTTCGCTCACAAGGCGGCGGGGTTTAGGCgctttgtggataaaaataatcGTCATGGCAGCTGGTTTCAGTGCGCAACGGTAACACCCACCTGTTGGCTCCTTCATCAATTTTGTTCGTACAAAATACTCAAAGTCTTCTGGAGAGAAGTGTGGAGAGCACTGATGTGGGTCCTGCCGAAGTTGTTCTTCCACTAGTTCCGGTAGGAACTAGCAGCCTCatcaacccagcatgcattgccCAGGTGAAAAAATGGCGACCTCCATGGGTGAATGGaaatgtattaaaaccttttagTAGTTGGCCCTGCCGGCCAGATCCCAAAAATGATTAAGCTCCCCTGTATGGCTCTACTCCTGGATATAAACCTGTGGTATCACACACAGCTACGCAGTATCACAAAATCAATTTGTGAAATCTCAATATTTCTAAAAAGCTGTGATTCATAGTCTGGATGCCAAATTGAAATAAACGAATCAGGGGGGATCCTAACTGTATTGAGAGACAGTGTGAGATATTCAACTGGCATACATTTACAAATGTCTGCAACAATCTGTATAAGAGAGAGTAATTGCAGCTGTGTGTTATCATGCAAATCAAGCAATTCCAACCGGTCTAAAAACAGTACCATCATACGTCTATCATACGTTATTATTTTAGACATGTTCGCATATTTTCACATGTTTGCAATATATATTTGCATCTAGaaaaccttatttatttataataaacacAAGACTAATGGTTATAAGACCATTATCTTTCCGTATCGCTGCGCCTGATCTACATGTGCGGACGCTAACAGCAGCGATGATGAGGCACAGCGTGTTGGGAGCGTCGTGCTGACAACAGGGACGGAGAGAGGAGGTTCTTCACACTCTTGTGTGCCAGCTTCATTTTCACCACTATTATTGTTGTGCTGCATTGGCTCTGCTTTACTTTGTTGTGGTGCTCCTGGGAAAATGgcacatttaaaatcaaatgcaGTAGCTAGTTTTCTTACCAGTCTAAAAAATGCTATTATAGCATTTTTCTTTACAACTGCTGGTTTTACTGAGAGTAGAAATGTTGTCTATGGTCTATTTAAGGTCAGGCATAAATTGTAGGATGTGGAGCCAAAGTCTTGCAGCCTGTAGGACAGAGCCGCTGGGAACGCAGAGTTCTGCTTTAATGAGCCCCTTAACACCGAGCGGGTCAGCTGGGAGAAGAGACACGTCAGATGCTTGCTGATGAAAGCTCAGCTTGTTGCTCCGTCTCTAAGGAGATGACGACATCTTCCATTCTTCATTTCACACTGAGACTGGAATCAAATCTTGACTTTAATTTCTGGAAGCAGAAAGTCACATAATTGCTTTGTTGAAGCCGTCGTCTGATGTAGTTGGAGCCATTTAACTTCTTCTGTGATGCATTGTTGTCTTTATACCCTTCTATAGTTGGCTGCGTTAAAAGACGAGGCGAAGATGTAATGATGCAGGAGAACAAAAGCTCCACATTGTCTGAGTTCTGTTCTGATAGTTGTTTGCATGAAGTAATAGTATACAGAATATTGCACCATCCTCTGCTTAATTATGCCTGCGGGATCTAATATGAGTAaaccagggtgggtgggggTCTTGGTAGAGGGGTCAGGTTTCAGCTCCATGTAATGTTTAACATGAACATCCTGTAAATACGGTTCAGGGTCTGGTAGGGCTGGACAAAATGGCTAATACTTATTTCACCATATAGTTCTCAGCTCGGTCCATACAATTTAATTATGATGTGgatattaacaaaataaaagcctgagAAAGACGGCTAAGAATGCCCTGAGGTTtttttggtttctccaatataaagatcagaacattcctcactgcacagAACCAGAGTGGTGTATGTGGTTCAGTGCAGTGACCTCttcagacgcatggctcaacacaggagagctacctcctcaggtcaagactcagccgtccacctacaccttaaggacaaaggagactcttttgaggaccaaaatgttcacattttggataaagaagacagatggtttaaGAGAGGGCTGAAGGAAGGCATTTAcgtaaagagagaaaaaacaactttaaacagatgGGGAGGGCTCAGGCTTAAATTTTCAAAAACTTTcaacacagctataggtttgattcctgccaagtttcaccccaGTTCACACCTCCATACATGTGACCACCACATTCCTCCTTTGTTggggcgatcagttccaggtgaatttaCATGTGACTCTAAGCTCCAATGAAGCCTCACCTGCAGGTCTATACAGCTTGAGACTCCACACTAGTCCAGACATTATGAAcagagaaagcttcctggatgggaagagaaacttcttcagcttcagaatagaagtccagttgttttatttttttaaccttttttggatgtattgatattgaattattgtgcACCTCTAGTATCTGGAACAGATTCACCTGTTTCAAAACAGTATGGATATAATTTGTTGGTTCAGATCAGGTATGGAAACAAAATTGTAGGGTGTCGTCCACTGAGTAATCTTGATTTGTCTGAATCACTTCTAAAGGTCCGCATTATGGACAGAAACTGTCTTCAGTACAAAATGGAAACCTTTAGACAATATATTGAAATCTATTGATCAGGTGGTTGCTTTGAGGAAATGGTGCAGTTCCCCCAAAATGGATTTATGTTACTGAAATTCAAAGTGCTGGTCATGTCAcctcttaaaggtatatagccacgttatatgcttaaaaaaacgtcatgataaaataaggttatatacaccaagcgcccatcctgataatgtttcagtgatcctttttgtggataaaattaAACTGCGTCTGATAgtcgttagccgcttccttgttttaactccTGCTGCGCATGCGTGGTAGGTACTTGGGTTAAAATTGAgccaaaacattaaaacaacaactaatatgccagcaggacgtgataatctttcataaaaactttgtatgcaaccagagtgagctactgatgtataaaaaaaaaagtcaaataacgtagCTATGCACctttagctgctgctatcacttCTCTTTGGTCACAGTCCACCATTTCGtctttgaaagaagagcaaGTATTGTCTTGACTAGCTTACCCTGAGGTTTCTCATGGTGCCTGCTGTTCACATTTTGATtggatactgtgattggctaaaagctACCCGTGGTAGGCGGGCACCAGGagtcgcttcacccaatcagctcagagagttctggtAGACGGAGTGGAGAGCGCTTCCCtttatcagtctggctggccaggttggCACAGAGCGGGTAGAAAGCGAATGTTCTCACAGCCATTTGGATCATCTAGCTCCTCTAtctgggtgtgtttgtgtgatttCTGTATTGGTACCAGGCCCTGGCTTCTCTGCTGGGCTGGTTAGTCTGTTTTAGTCTTCTAGACTGTAACATTTGAGTCCTGTTGTTCTGTGGAGCTTTGTTCCTGTTAACATGCCTTGTTGCTTGTAACATTTGATACCTTCTGACATCTGGATGGGATGAGTCGGTTATTCAGATCAACCTTTTATTACGATGGATTCTAAGGCTTGGCTGTTCTTCCCTGATGGAGTTCTGATTTCACTGCCAAATTAGATGGCCTGGGAAGTTTTTGTTTCTTAGGGAGAATTAACCTGCTTCAAGAAGTGGTGTAAAAActgctctttcttttttcttttctcaaaaccttttttttttcctagaattgttttttttttttttttttgtttattgaatGAATCCTTGAGTCCAAACAATCTCTCCCCAGGTGACCGTGTAATCGACGTGGGCTCAGAGTGGAGGACGTTCTCTAATGAGAAAGCTCTCAAAGATCCATCCAGAGTGGGAGACGCCCAGAACCCACTGCTCAACGGAGGAGACCTAACCACCATGATCAGCAAGGTAGGACGAGTTTAGAAAGGCACCGTCTCCTGCCACCCTGTTAGGTCTGCCTCACATTTCCTCAAAGGGCCGCCTGCGCCCCCAAAGGACCCGCACCGTTGTTGTGAGCCCTCTGTGTCGCGCTCTGACAGTGAGATGCACTCTCTCTCCTCCTGACATCCACGGTTTCCTCCACAGGGAACGGGCGCGGCCAGTTTTGATGAATTTGGCAACTCCAAGTATCAGAACCGCAGGACCATGAGCAGCTCTGACCGGGCCATGCTGAACGCCTTCAAAGAGATCAGCACCATGGCAGACCGCATCAACCTGCCCAGGAACATCGTGGTAAGTTCAAGGTGTAGATAAACGTTGTTGGACAGCCACAGCATCTCGGCTCCGTTATCAGAACTCCTAGCTGTTGTGAGTTGGTCGGCACCGTGCTGGTGCGTTTAGGTCCGGTCTTCTCCTCTGCCTGAACAGCACAGTGATTTAATGAGACGTTTACTGGCTTGAACCGCTTCTTTCTGCTCCTCAGGACAGAACAAACAACCTATTCAAGCAGGTCTATGAACAGAAGAGCCTGAAGGGGCGCGCCAACGACGCCATCGCCTCCGCCTGTCTCTACATCGCCTGCAGACAGGAGGGAGTACCCAGAACTTTCAAAGGTCAGAACAAATGTTTCCTTGTAGGACGTTGACTTCTCTAATTAGTCAGTTATGTCTGTAGTAACCAGAAGGCTTTACTGTGAAAGCTGCTGTTGTAGGAAAACTTTCTCCCATTTAAAGTAGGAATGGATTTCTCTGTAGttggaaaataaacaaatcaggTATTTTTCTAAGAAGACTATGCCGACGTct
This genomic window from Fundulus heteroclitus isolate FHET01 chromosome 6, MU-UCD_Fhet_4.1, whole genome shotgun sequence contains:
- the gtf2b gene encoding transcription initiation factor IIB; translation: MASTSRGEALALPRVQCPNHPDAILVEDYRAGDMICPECGLVVGDRVIDVGSEWRTFSNEKALKDPSRVGDAQNPLLNGGDLTTMISKGTGAASFDEFGNSKYQNRRTMSSSDRAMLNAFKEISTMADRINLPRNIVDRTNNLFKQVYEQKSLKGRANDAIASACLYIACRQEGVPRTFKEICAVSRISKKEIGRCFKLILKALETSVDLITTGDFMSRFCSNLGLPKQVQMAATFIARKAVELDLVPGRSPISVAAAAIYMASQASAEKKTQKEIGDIAGVADVTIRQSYRLIYPRAAELFPPDFKFDTPVDKLPQL